The following are encoded together in the Holophagales bacterium genome:
- a CDS encoding glycosyltransferase family 2 protein, translating into MVRGLLRHVPEVLVVDDGSEDRTSEVAREAGAKVLRRERNGGKGTALRDGLAHLLEADWTHVAFVDGDGQHDPDDLPVLLDAARRGADFVIGSRLANPDGMPAKNRRANEMGDKVLSRMTGLPVEDGQSGFRLLSTDLLRQFRLTASRYAIENEMLIRASRRLRKFEVVPIRSIYNGGPRHYRPFRDTWVTSWLSAHYKTTGSDES; encoded by the coding sequence GTGGTAAGGGGACTCCTCCGGCACGTTCCGGAGGTGCTCGTCGTCGACGACGGGAGCGAAGACCGCACCTCGGAGGTCGCCCGGGAGGCGGGCGCGAAAGTTCTGCGCCGCGAGAGGAACGGTGGTAAAGGGACGGCCCTTCGGGACGGCCTTGCCCACCTCCTCGAAGCGGACTGGACCCACGTCGCATTCGTCGACGGGGACGGCCAGCACGACCCCGACGACCTGCCGGTGCTCCTCGACGCCGCCCGGAGGGGGGCCGACTTCGTCATCGGCTCGCGCCTGGCCAATCCCGACGGCATGCCGGCGAAGAACCGCCGGGCGAACGAGATGGGAGACAAGGTCCTCTCCCGCATGACCGGGCTGCCCGTCGAGGACGGCCAGTCGGGATTCCGCCTCCTCTCGACGGACCTCCTCCGCCAGTTCCGCCTCACCGCGAGCCGGTACGCCATCGAGAACGAGATGCTCATCCGCGCCTCGCGGCGGCTCCGGAAGTTCGAGGTCGTTCCGATCCGGTCGATCTACAACGGGGGGCCCCGCCACTACCGGCCGTTCCGCGACACGTGGGTCACCTCCTGGCTTTCGGCCCACTACAAGACGACCGGCTCCGACGAGTCATAA
- a CDS encoding NADH-quinone oxidoreductase subunit A, producing MGTPSAFLPILLMLTAAAIIGAALLFLNGVMGRKVRTLRKLGPYESGLPLLDESRKRISVKFFIVAMVFILFDVETGFLWPWATVLDEGGWVVFWPMVVFLAVLALADAYLWKKGAFDWE from the coding sequence ATGGGCACACCTTCCGCCTTCCTCCCCATCCTCCTCATGCTCACCGCGGCCGCCATCATCGGGGCCGCTCTGCTGTTCCTGAACGGGGTGATGGGCCGCAAGGTCCGCACCCTCCGCAAGCTCGGCCCCTACGAGAGCGGCCTGCCGCTCCTCGACGAGAGCCGAAAGCGGATATCCGTAAAGTTCTTCATCGTCGCGATGGTCTTCATCCTCTTCGACGTGGAGACGGGCTTCCTCTGGCCGTGGGCCACCGTCCTCGACGAGGGCGGCTGGGTGGTCTTCTGGCCGATGGTCGTCTTCCTCGCCGTCCTGGCCCTCGCGGACGCGTACCTCTGGAAGAAGGGAGCGTTCGACTGGGAATGA
- the nuoE gene encoding NADH-quinone oxidoreductase subunit NuoE, with amino-acid sequence MSGGANTPVDTLPGQPPVGEHGALSCGKALSFSPAAEARFEKLLTRYPTKQAALLPTLWIAQEEWGWISREAVDYVATRLGLSSAFVWGVVTFYTMYNRAPVGKHLIQVCTSISCHLNGAEEVFHACRRKLGDLKPGQTSADGKFTVVEVECLAQCDKAPAVMVNGDDHARITLENLDAFLSELK; translated from the coding sequence ATGAGCGGCGGCGCGAACACACCCGTGGACACCCTTCCCGGACAGCCTCCCGTCGGCGAGCACGGGGCGCTCTCCTGCGGGAAGGCCCTCTCCTTCTCGCCCGCGGCCGAGGCCCGGTTCGAGAAGCTCCTGACCCGCTACCCGACGAAGCAGGCCGCGCTCCTGCCCACGCTCTGGATCGCCCAGGAAGAGTGGGGCTGGATCTCGCGGGAGGCGGTCGACTACGTCGCCACCCGCCTCGGGCTCTCCTCGGCCTTCGTCTGGGGCGTCGTGACCTTCTACACGATGTACAACCGGGCCCCGGTCGGGAAACACCTGATCCAGGTCTGCACCTCGATCTCCTGCCACCTCAACGGCGCGGAGGAGGTCTTTCACGCCTGCCGCAGGAAGCTCGGCGACCTGAAGCCGGGCCAGACGTCGGCCGACGGGAAGTTCACGGTCGTCGAGGTGGAGTGCCTCGCCCAGTGCGACAAGGCGCCCGCCGTCATGGTGAACGGCGACGACCACGCGCGCATCACGCTCGAAAACCTCGACGCCTTCCTCTCCGAGCTGAAATGA
- the nuoF gene encoding NADH-quinone oxidoreductase subunit NuoF, whose amino-acid sequence MSDFQPVLSARLGKKNSCALATYVADGGYASWKKVLAGSKTGEWTPAKVTDLVKASGLRGRGGAGFPTGMKWTFVPPKEKRGDKPVYLLCNADESEPGTFKDRILIEKDPHQILEGMMLASFALDVKHAYIYIRGEMVHGAEILNAAIDEAYAAGLLGKNVLDSGMDFDITVHRGAGAYICGEETALIESLEGKRGHPRIKPPFPAVSGVWNAPTVVNNVETLCCVKHILDRGADWFKGIGRNERNTGPKLYCVSGHVVKPGVYEAPMGIPFRELLAMCGGMRGGRKVKAVIPGGSSAPMLTGDEMMDVPLDFDGVAAAKSMLGSAAIIVMDETTDIPKAVANIAKFYAHESCGQCTPCREGTPWLHKMLKRIVNGQGKKADVEMLLQVAGQMGNGMTICVFADAAIAPVLSAIPKFREEFEAYVTKSAAPGFEQPAAAGITSKVAERTAEGMHS is encoded by the coding sequence ATGAGCGATTTCCAGCCCGTCCTCTCCGCCCGCCTCGGGAAGAAGAACTCCTGCGCCCTCGCGACCTACGTCGCCGACGGGGGCTACGCCTCGTGGAAGAAGGTCCTCGCCGGTTCGAAGACGGGCGAGTGGACCCCGGCGAAGGTGACCGACCTGGTCAAGGCCTCGGGCCTCAGGGGCCGGGGCGGCGCCGGGTTCCCGACGGGAATGAAGTGGACCTTCGTCCCGCCGAAGGAGAAGAGGGGCGACAAGCCCGTCTACCTCCTCTGCAACGCCGACGAGTCGGAGCCCGGGACCTTCAAGGACCGGATCCTCATCGAGAAGGACCCCCACCAGATCCTCGAGGGGATGATGCTCGCGAGCTTCGCCCTGGACGTGAAGCACGCCTACATCTACATCCGCGGGGAGATGGTCCACGGCGCCGAGATCCTGAACGCCGCCATCGACGAGGCCTACGCCGCCGGGCTCCTCGGGAAGAACGTCCTCGACAGCGGAATGGACTTCGACATCACGGTCCACCGCGGCGCCGGGGCCTACATCTGCGGCGAGGAGACGGCCCTCATCGAGAGCCTCGAGGGCAAGCGCGGCCACCCGCGCATCAAGCCTCCCTTCCCCGCCGTCTCGGGCGTCTGGAACGCCCCGACCGTCGTCAACAACGTCGAGACGCTCTGCTGCGTGAAGCACATCCTCGACCGCGGGGCCGACTGGTTCAAGGGAATCGGCCGGAACGAGCGCAACACCGGGCCGAAGCTCTACTGCGTCTCCGGCCACGTCGTGAAGCCGGGCGTCTACGAGGCGCCGATGGGGATCCCGTTCCGGGAGCTCCTCGCGATGTGCGGGGGGATGAGGGGCGGGCGGAAGGTGAAGGCCGTCATTCCGGGCGGCTCCTCGGCCCCGATGCTGACGGGCGACGAGATGATGGACGTCCCGCTCGACTTCGACGGCGTCGCCGCCGCGAAGTCGATGCTCGGCTCGGCCGCCATCATCGTCATGGACGAGACCACGGACATTCCGAAAGCGGTCGCGAACATCGCGAAGTTCTACGCTCACGAGTCGTGCGGGCAGTGCACGCCGTGCCGCGAAGGGACGCCCTGGCTCCACAAGATGCTCAAGCGGATCGTCAACGGTCAGGGCAAGAAGGCCGACGTCGAGATGCTCCTCCAGGTCGCCGGGCAGATGGGGAACGGCATGACGATCTGCGTCTTCGCCGACGCGGCGATCGCGCCGGTCCTCTCGGCCATCCCGAAGTTCCGCGAGGAGTTCGAGGCGTACGTCACGAAGTCCGCCGCGCCGGGCTTCGAGCAGCCTGCCGCGGCCGGGATCACCTCGAAGGTGGCCGAGCGGACGGCGGAAGGGATGCACTCCTGA